One genomic segment of Dehalococcoidales bacterium includes these proteins:
- a CDS encoding carboxyl transferase domain-containing protein — protein sequence MVWQSDIDELRHRKELAEQMGGPEGVERQHSRGKLTVRERVALLADPGSFEEIGILTGSATYQDDQLTAFTPSNTLSGLCTIGGRKVVLSGGDFTVRGGAADATIGNKRGHAENLAMQWRLPYIRLLDATGGSVRTFEQLGRTYIPGRPGQSPEYELLTIVPVVSAVLGSVAGLPAVEACMAHFNLMVRDTSQVFVAGPGVVRAALGYDIVKEDLGNDTVQTNSGTIDNVAGNEQEALAMVRRFLSYLPQNVWEMAPRTEPTDDPNRREEGLLSVIPRNRRKPYNPHDILNMVLDRDSFFEIAPYYGQSRITGLARVNGYPVGVMINDPRHLGGSLDVTAGDKIIRFMLMCNTFHLPMVYFADEPGFMVGLEEEKRGIIRAGARMVLATRETRMPWITFITRQLFGVAGGCHARIGGMFRRYAWPSGNWGSMHIEGGALIAYRREIEASPDPEAKREEIELRLNAIASPFRSAEAFDIEDIIDPRDTRPLLCDFIEMAQDILKTQLGPTSGPSYRP from the coding sequence ATGGTATGGCAATCGGATATCGATGAACTCAGGCACCGCAAGGAACTTGCCGAACAGATGGGCGGCCCGGAGGGCGTCGAGCGACAGCACTCGCGGGGCAAGCTCACCGTGCGCGAGCGTGTCGCACTCCTCGCCGACCCCGGTTCCTTTGAGGAGATAGGCATCCTCACCGGCAGCGCTACCTATCAGGACGACCAGCTCACGGCGTTCACCCCGTCGAATACACTGAGCGGCCTGTGCACAATCGGCGGGCGCAAGGTAGTCCTGTCCGGGGGCGACTTCACCGTCCGCGGCGGTGCCGCTGATGCCACCATCGGCAACAAGCGCGGCCACGCCGAGAACCTGGCGATGCAGTGGCGCCTGCCCTACATCCGTCTTCTCGACGCCACCGGGGGCAGTGTCCGCACATTTGAACAGCTCGGGCGCACCTATATCCCGGGCAGGCCCGGTCAGTCCCCGGAGTACGAGTTGCTGACAATCGTCCCCGTGGTCTCGGCGGTACTTGGCTCCGTCGCCGGTCTGCCCGCCGTCGAAGCCTGCATGGCACACTTCAACCTGATGGTCAGGGATACCAGCCAGGTATTCGTTGCCGGACCTGGAGTGGTCAGGGCAGCGCTGGGTTATGATATAGTCAAGGAAGACCTCGGTAACGATACAGTCCAGACGAACAGCGGTACTATCGACAACGTTGCCGGGAACGAGCAGGAAGCCCTCGCCATGGTCCGGCGATTCCTCAGCTACCTGCCGCAGAACGTCTGGGAGATGGCGCCCCGTACCGAGCCGACCGACGACCCCAACCGTCGTGAAGAAGGGCTGCTGTCCGTCATTCCCCGTAACAGACGGAAGCCGTACAACCCACACGACATCCTGAACATGGTCCTCGACCGTGATTCCTTCTTTGAAATTGCTCCCTACTATGGACAGTCACGCATAACCGGCCTTGCCCGTGTCAACGGCTACCCGGTGGGCGTCATGATAAACGACCCCAGGCACCTCGGCGGGTCGCTCGATGTGACCGCCGGGGACAAGATTATCCGCTTCATGCTGATGTGCAACACCTTCCACCTGCCTATGGTCTACTTTGCCGATGAGCCGGGTTTCATGGTGGGTCTGGAAGAGGAGAAGCGGGGAATCATCCGCGCCGGTGCACGTATGGTCCTGGCCACCCGCGAGACCAGGATGCCATGGATTACGTTTATCACACGCCAACTCTTCGGCGTTGCCGGCGGCTGTCATGCCCGCATCGGTGGTATGTTCAGACGCTACGCATGGCCGTCGGGTAATTGGGGGTCGATGCACATCGAAGGCGGTGCCCTGATAGCCTATCGCCGGGAGATAGAGGCCTCGCCCGACCCGGAGGCCAAGCGCGAGGAAATCGAGCTTCGCCTCAATGCCATAGCATCACCCTTCCGCTCCGCCGAGGCGTTCGACATCGAAGACATTATCGACCCCCGGGACACGCGCCCGTTACTTTGTGACTTTATCGAGATGGCACAGGATATCCTGAAGACGCAGCTTGGTCCCACATCCGGCCCGAGCTACCGTCCCTAG